A segment of the Nitrospirota bacterium genome:
TTTGCCCCATACATGTCGAAAAGAGCAGCAAGAATTTATCGGCGCCCAACATAGACGCGCTTTCCGCAAGTTCATTCAGCAACCGCCCAAGATTCTCGGAAATCGGCTCGTCCGAGTCTCCCTGTTCCAGCACCACAATCGGGAGGGTGGCAGTCAATTGAGCCGCAAATGCAAGAGCCAGCTCATGATACTCCCCCAACTTAATGTCCAATCGCTCCATCGTTTTCTTTGCGCTCAGCAGCACGGCCGGCTGAGATTTTATGAGCTGTTCAACCCGCTTGATCAATTCTTGCCGGTCGATGGGTTTGACCAGGAAGCCATCGCAGGCTAAGCTCTGTACCCGTTGAATCGTGGCAAGATCGCCATGCGCCGATGTGACGAGCATGGGAATGCGGTCCGGACTCAGCAAGGCCCTGGCCTTCTCAATAAACTCAAACCCATCCATTTCCGGCATCATGTAGTCCGTGATGATCAGCTGGAGGTCCGGCATGTCAGCGAGAGTTGCCAGCGCTTCTTTCCCATTCCCGGCCACCACCGTCTGATACCCCTGTGCCTTCAGCATAAGCCCTAACAGCCTTGCATTGACCGGATTATCTTCAACAATCAGAATAGACATCGTGCTCGCTCCTTGCCGTCACATGTACTGCGGTGACCACCATCGTACGGTCGCCCAGCGCAGATCAGAATCCCGTCCCGCCAGAGGCCGTCTGCACCGGACGGTCATCTATTGAGTCTGAGGATGAGGCCGGCGCGCCGATCCAGCGCGCGAGGACCTCTCCCAAAATCTTCGGTTGCACGGGTTTACTCAAGTAGTCATCCATGCCGGCCGCGAGGCACAGGCCTCGGTCCTCCTGCAGGGCATTCGCCGTCATGGCGATAATGGGAATATGGCGAGGGATACGTTTCTCCCCGGTGGCCTCTTGCCCGTCGCCCATCGCCTCTCGCCTGCGGATCTCACGCGTTGCGGCA
Coding sequences within it:
- a CDS encoding response regulator — translated: MSILIVEDNPVNARLLGLMLKAQGYQTVVAGNGKEALATLADMPDLQLIITDYMMPEMDGFEFIEKARALLSPDRIPMLVTSAHGDLATIQRVQSLACDGFLVKPIDRQELIKRVEQLIKSQPAVLLSAKKTMERLDIKLGEYHELALAFAAQLTATLPIVVLEQGDSDEPISENLGRLLNELAESASMLGADKFLLLFSTCMGQTLPGRSQCPALLRVLQELEMTLQAYIQSQPDAAALKG